A stretch of the Arachis stenosperma cultivar V10309 chromosome 6, arast.V10309.gnm1.PFL2, whole genome shotgun sequence genome encodes the following:
- the LOC130936170 gene encoding probable WRKY transcription factor 50 — MTDQKDHQIPEAESPPESDDLSNNWSLELSDYLAIDDDTQWLDDESFVSQHNLYHQNYVFHHQQPIQVEGATSNFESSSSTNISSGHEKKEAKHRYAFKTKSEVEVLDDGYKWRKYGKKMVKNSPNPRNYYRCSVDGCSVKKRVERDRDDPMYVITTYEGIHIHHPSSSRY, encoded by the exons ATGACAGATCAAAAGGATCATCAAATTCCTGAAGCAGAGTCACCACCTGAGAGTGATGACTTGAGCAACAATTGGTCTCTTGAATTATCAGATTACTTGGCCATTGATGATGATACTCAATGGCTTGATGATGAGTCATTTGTTTCTCAGCATAATCTTTATcatcaaaactatgttttccaTCATCAACAACCCATTCAAGTTGAAGGAGCTACCTCCAACTTTGAGAGCTCTTCATCAACAA ACATAAGCAGTGGCCATGAGAAGAAGGAAGCTAAACATAGATATGCATTCAAAACAAAATCAGAGGTTGAAGTGTTGGATGATGGATACAAGTGGAGGAAATATGGAAAGAAGATGGTCAAAAATAGCCCCAATCCAAG GAATTATTATAGGTGTTCAGTGGATGGATGTTCAGTGAAAAAGAGAGTAGAGAGGGATAGGGATGATCCAATGTATGTCATAACAACCTATGAAGGAATCCACATTCACCATCCTTCTTCATCTCGCTACTAG
- the LOC130934867 gene encoding probable indole-3-pyruvate monooxygenase YUCCA10, with the protein MEQTTVVIVGGGPSGLAISACLKQYSISHIVLEKEDCNVSLWRKHAYDRVNLHLAKEFCELPLMSYPPSCPTFLSKSYFLEYVDRYVKHFEISPRYCRIVESAMYDEGEKMWKLEAKARVKEGDMERVVDEVYRAKYVVIATGENSEGYIPNVVGLDTFGGQILHSKHYKNGSIFASKEVLVVGCGNSGMEIAYDLQIYGAKTSVLIRNPVHVVSKELIHQGMRMLKYLPVNIVDSVITFLANIKFGDLSQFGIHRPNKGPFYLKEAAGRSPILDVGTIAKIKDGAIKVIPSHIMRIENNKVIFGNNTEKEFDAIVFATGYKSVANKWLKDNYKYVLNEDGMPKNEFPKHWKGEHGLYCAGLARRGLFGVKFDAEAIADDINRNLH; encoded by the exons ATGGAGCAAACTACAGTGGTAATTGTAGGTGGTGGACCTTCAGGGCTTGCAATATCAGCATGCCTTAAACAATACTCAATTAGTCACATAGTACTTGAGAAAGAGGATTGCAATGTTTCTCTTTGGAGAAAGCATGCTTATGATAGAGTAAACCTTCATTTGGCCAAAGAGTTTTGTGAATTACCTCTCATGTCTTACCCTCCTTCTTGCCCTACCTTCCTCTCCAAGTCTTATTTTCTCGAATACGTTGACAGATATGTCAAACATTTCGAGATTAGCCCTCGCTACTGCCGGATAGTGGAGTCGGCCATGTACGACGAGGGCGAAAAGATGTGGAAGCTTGAGGCAAAGGCTAGGGTTAAAGAAGGGGATATGGAGAGGGTGGTTGATGAGGTTTATAGGGCAAAGTATGTTGTGATAGCCACAGGTGAAAATAGTGAAGGATATATTCCAAATGTGGTTGGGTTAGATACTTTTGGTGGACAAATATTGCATTCAAAACACTATAAAAATGGTTCTATATTTGCATCTAAAGAGGTTTTGGTTGTTGGATGCGGCAATTCTGGAATGGAAATTGCATATGATCTTCAAATTTATGGTGCTAAAACTTCTGTTCTTATTAGAAATCCG GTTCATGTGGTGAGCAAAGAACTAATCCATCAAGGTATGCGCATGCTGAAATATTTGCCGGTAAATATTGTGGACAGTGTGATCACTTTTTTAGCAAACATTAAATTCGGTGATCTCTCTCAATTCGGAATTCATCGTCCAAATAAGGGACCATTCTATCTGAAGGAAGCTGCTGGTAGGTCTCCAATTCTTGATGTTGGAACCATTGCTAAGATTAAAGACGGTGCAATCaag GTTATCCCTTCTCATATAATGAGAATTGAGAACAACAAAGTGATATTTGGAAACAACACGGAGAAGGAATTTGATGCAATTGTGTTTGCCACTGGATATAAAAGCGTGGCTAACAAATGGTTAAAG GATAATTACAAGTATGTTCTAAACGAAGATGGAATGCCAAAGAATGAATTTCCAAAGCATTGGAAGGGAGAACATGGATTATACTGTGCTGGACTTGCAAGAAGAGGCTTGTTTGGTGTCAAATTTGATGCTGAGGCTATTGCTGACGACATCAACCGAAACCTTCATTGA